A single genomic interval of Microbacterium oleivorans harbors:
- a CDS encoding glycoside hydrolase family 3 protein — translation MAAPYRDSRLFPVERTADLLGRLSVTEEAGLMFHTVIESGPNGTLVETAGALSKSPTSTVVLDKHMNHFNVHGLGTPREAARWANALQRLARQTEHGIPLTLSTDPRHAFTENAGASFAARGFSQWPEPLGLAALDDADVRAHAEIARREYLAVGIRMALHPQVDLASEPRWGRQFQTFGADRDRTVRALAAYLEGFQGSELGRDSVACVTKHFPGAGPQLDGEDAHFPYGREQVYPGGRFDEHLAPFRAAIAAGTAGIMPYYGMPVGLELDGEPVEEVGFGYNKAIVTQLLRERLGFNGIVVTDWELIHDNVAQGQVLPAKAWGVEHLSPAERIIKVLDAGCDQFGGEECVELLVDLVRSGHVPEARLDVSARRLLELKFRLGLFDDPFVDEDEAERVVGSAGHREAGFRAQAASVTVLRDGDAETGPFLPLTTDARRRVYVEGGSPEAARELGEIVSRPEDADLALVRLPAPFDPRDDLLFESLFHQGSLDFRPGLLARLRHIGSVTTLIVDVGLERPAILTPLVPLARVLVGTYGTSDEALVAALTGRIPPRGRLPFEIPRSMEAVRSSLEDVPNDTVDPLFAVGFRVGGAEL, via the coding sequence GTGGCCGCCCCCTATAGAGACAGCCGTCTGTTCCCGGTCGAACGGACGGCCGACCTGCTCGGTCGCCTGAGCGTGACCGAGGAGGCCGGGCTGATGTTCCACACCGTCATCGAGTCCGGCCCGAACGGCACGCTCGTCGAGACCGCCGGCGCGCTGAGCAAGTCGCCCACGAGCACGGTCGTGCTGGACAAGCACATGAACCATTTCAACGTGCACGGTCTCGGCACTCCACGCGAGGCGGCGCGCTGGGCGAATGCTTTGCAGCGGCTCGCTAGGCAGACGGAGCACGGGATTCCCCTGACCCTGAGCACCGACCCGCGGCACGCGTTCACCGAGAACGCGGGGGCGTCGTTCGCGGCGCGCGGCTTCTCGCAATGGCCCGAACCGCTGGGGCTCGCGGCCCTCGACGACGCGGACGTCCGAGCGCACGCCGAGATCGCCCGGCGCGAATACCTCGCGGTCGGGATCCGCATGGCGCTGCACCCGCAGGTCGACCTCGCGAGCGAACCGCGCTGGGGCAGGCAGTTCCAGACCTTCGGCGCCGACAGGGACCGCACCGTCCGTGCGCTCGCCGCCTACCTCGAAGGGTTTCAGGGCTCGGAGCTCGGCCGCGACTCGGTCGCCTGTGTCACGAAGCATTTCCCGGGAGCCGGACCTCAGCTGGACGGCGAGGACGCCCACTTCCCGTACGGACGCGAGCAGGTGTACCCCGGGGGCAGGTTCGACGAGCACCTCGCGCCGTTCCGCGCGGCGATCGCCGCCGGCACCGCCGGCATCATGCCCTACTACGGCATGCCGGTCGGCCTCGAACTCGACGGCGAGCCGGTGGAGGAGGTCGGCTTCGGCTACAACAAGGCGATCGTCACGCAGCTCCTGCGCGAGAGGCTGGGCTTCAACGGCATCGTGGTCACGGACTGGGAGCTGATCCACGACAACGTCGCCCAGGGCCAGGTGCTTCCGGCCAAGGCCTGGGGTGTCGAGCACCTCTCGCCTGCGGAACGGATCATCAAGGTCCTCGACGCCGGATGCGACCAGTTCGGCGGCGAGGAGTGCGTCGAACTGCTCGTCGACCTGGTGCGCTCCGGTCATGTGCCCGAGGCACGATTGGACGTCTCGGCGCGGCGCCTGCTCGAGTTGAAGTTCCGGCTGGGGCTCTTCGACGACCCGTTCGTCGACGAGGACGAGGCCGAGCGTGTCGTCGGCTCAGCAGGACATCGCGAGGCCGGATTCCGCGCGCAGGCCGCATCCGTCACTGTGCTCCGCGACGGCGACGCCGAGACCGGCCCCTTCCTCCCCCTCACCACCGATGCCCGTCGTCGGGTCTACGTCGAGGGCGGATCGCCCGAGGCGGCGCGGGAGCTCGGCGAGATCGTCAGCCGCCCCGAGGACGCCGATCTCGCCCTCGTTCGCCTTCCGGCGCCGTTCGACCCGCGCGACGACCTCCTGTTCGAGTCACTCTTCCACCAGGGTTCGCTCGACTTCCGTCCCGGACTGCTGGCACGGCTGCGGCACATAGGGTCCGTCACGACGTTGATCGTGGACGTGGGGCTCGAACGCCCCGCCATCCTGACCCCGCTCGTACCGCTCGCGCGCGTGCTCGTCGGCACTTATGGAACCAGCGATGAGGCGCTCGTCGCCGCCCTGACCGGCCGCATCCCACCGCGCGGGCGCTTGCCCTTCGAGATCCCCCGCTCGATGGAGGCGGTGCGCTCCTCGCTCGAGGACGTACCGAACGACACCGTCGACCCGCTTTTCGCCGTCGGCTTCCGCGTGGGCGGAGCAGAGCTGTGA
- a CDS encoding alpha-mannosidase has translation MNGASVQDRLKRFVEETLRKAAVVRAAPVDIEAWAVPGEPVPFTDVVGQDFAPFAVGQWWGRPWSTLWLHVRGAVPADWTRDARRRVELVTDPGFSGLAPGFQAEGLAFRPDGTVIKGISPRNAWLPVHGDSIDVYLELAANPTIPPESHWQPTTLGVPSDAAAPPLYRLQRLELALVDARAEELLHDIEVLRGLAVQLPPATPRAARIWSALDRMLDAIDPDDLVESIDRARGLLAPVLASPAAASAHRIVAVGHAHIDSAWLWPVRETVRKCARTFSNVLDLLERHPDLHFACSSAQQLAWIEERYPDLFARIRQQVAQGRFVLVGGQWVEPDTNLPGGEPTARQLIVGKRWFLEKFGVETTEVWLPDTFGYSAALPQLVRLSGSDWFMTQKISWNQTNRMPHHSFWWEGIDGTRVFTHFPPIETYNAELSPAELAHAERTFLDHGRGTVSLAPFGWGDGGGGPTREMIAAAHRQADLEGSPRVDLGTPREFYERAAAENADLPVWSGEMYLELHRGTLTSQLRTKQGNRRVERMLHEAELWATTAAVRAEHPYPRESLRRAWERTLLLQFHDILPGSSIAWVHREAEAEHARLQQELDMIVRTSILALTGEGNLELTANSAPLPLDGISAGAVAPASASPAPATLRPADDGGWILEDGVVRAEVDAAGLLRSLRDASGREAIAPGARAGRLLVHPDRPDKWDAWDIDRHYRARSVDLGHADDVTAGVVDGVAQVRATRSTGSSTIVQTVSLRPGGGAVDIALRVDWQERHRLLRMYVPLDVHADRSSAEIQFGHVERPTHGNTSWDAARFEIAAQRWIHVGEPGYGVAIANDSTYGHSVERDTRRDGGTTTTVGLSVLRAPSFPDPDADRGTHELSFSIRPGAGLREAAEEGHRLDRGLRRVRGARTVAPLVRSSEPDVRIETVKLAEDGTDDVIVRLYEASGGRRTTTLRIDLPGALVREVDLLERALIGGRVFTDSGDIVLTLRPFEIVTLRCAQKARAASDETSL, from the coding sequence GTGAACGGCGCGTCGGTGCAGGACCGCCTGAAGCGATTCGTCGAGGAGACCCTCCGCAAGGCCGCGGTCGTTCGCGCCGCCCCGGTCGACATCGAGGCGTGGGCCGTGCCGGGTGAGCCGGTGCCGTTCACGGATGTGGTCGGGCAGGATTTCGCCCCGTTCGCGGTCGGCCAATGGTGGGGACGCCCGTGGAGCACCCTGTGGCTCCACGTGCGCGGCGCGGTGCCCGCCGATTGGACTCGCGATGCGCGTCGACGCGTCGAGCTGGTCACGGATCCGGGGTTCTCCGGTCTCGCGCCCGGATTCCAGGCGGAAGGCCTCGCCTTCCGCCCCGACGGCACGGTGATCAAGGGCATCTCCCCCCGCAACGCGTGGCTGCCGGTGCACGGTGACAGCATCGACGTGTACCTTGAGTTGGCCGCGAACCCCACGATCCCACCTGAGTCGCATTGGCAGCCGACGACCCTCGGCGTACCGTCCGATGCCGCCGCGCCGCCGTTGTACCGGTTGCAGCGTCTCGAGCTTGCCCTCGTCGACGCGCGCGCAGAGGAGCTCCTGCACGACATCGAGGTCCTCCGCGGCCTCGCCGTCCAGCTGCCGCCGGCGACACCGCGCGCGGCGCGGATCTGGAGCGCACTGGATCGAATGCTCGACGCGATCGACCCCGACGACCTCGTCGAATCCATCGACCGGGCGCGCGGGCTACTGGCTCCCGTGCTGGCCTCCCCGGCTGCGGCGAGCGCGCACCGCATCGTCGCGGTCGGGCACGCCCACATCGACTCCGCCTGGCTGTGGCCCGTACGCGAGACCGTCCGCAAGTGCGCGCGGACCTTCTCGAACGTCCTGGACCTGCTCGAAAGGCATCCCGACCTGCACTTCGCCTGCTCGTCAGCGCAGCAGCTCGCCTGGATCGAGGAACGCTATCCCGACCTCTTCGCACGGATTCGGCAACAGGTCGCCCAGGGGCGGTTCGTTCTCGTCGGCGGACAGTGGGTGGAGCCCGACACGAACCTTCCCGGCGGCGAGCCCACGGCCCGCCAGCTCATCGTCGGCAAACGCTGGTTCCTGGAGAAGTTCGGCGTCGAGACCACCGAGGTGTGGCTGCCCGATACCTTCGGCTACTCGGCCGCGCTGCCGCAACTGGTCCGCTTGTCGGGATCGGACTGGTTCATGACCCAGAAGATCTCGTGGAACCAGACGAATCGCATGCCCCACCACTCCTTTTGGTGGGAGGGCATCGACGGCACCCGCGTCTTCACGCACTTTCCCCCCATCGAGACGTACAACGCGGAGCTCTCCCCCGCCGAACTGGCGCACGCCGAACGCACGTTCCTCGACCACGGCAGGGGCACGGTCTCGCTCGCGCCGTTCGGCTGGGGCGACGGCGGCGGCGGCCCCACCCGCGAGATGATCGCGGCCGCGCACCGGCAGGCCGACCTCGAGGGATCACCGCGCGTGGATCTCGGGACGCCGCGCGAGTTCTACGAACGAGCGGCGGCCGAGAACGCCGATCTGCCGGTGTGGTCGGGCGAGATGTACCTCGAGCTTCACCGAGGAACCCTCACGAGTCAGCTGCGCACCAAACAGGGCAATCGTCGGGTCGAGCGGATGCTCCACGAGGCCGAGCTGTGGGCGACGACCGCCGCCGTCCGGGCGGAACACCCCTACCCGCGCGAATCGCTGCGCCGCGCCTGGGAGCGGACCCTGCTGCTGCAGTTCCACGACATCCTGCCCGGCAGTTCGATCGCCTGGGTGCATCGCGAGGCCGAGGCGGAGCACGCGCGGCTGCAACAGGAGCTCGACATGATCGTGCGCACCAGCATCCTCGCCCTGACCGGCGAGGGGAATCTGGAGCTCACCGCCAACTCGGCGCCGCTCCCGTTGGACGGCATCTCCGCGGGCGCCGTCGCGCCGGCCTCCGCATCCCCGGCGCCCGCGACCCTCCGGCCGGCGGACGACGGTGGCTGGATCCTCGAGGACGGGGTCGTGCGGGCCGAGGTGGACGCGGCAGGACTGCTGCGGTCCCTGCGCGACGCCTCGGGACGCGAGGCGATCGCGCCGGGGGCGCGCGCCGGCCGCCTTCTGGTCCATCCCGATCGCCCCGACAAGTGGGATGCGTGGGACATCGACCGCCACTACCGTGCCCGGTCGGTCGATCTCGGCCACGCGGACGACGTCACCGCCGGCGTGGTCGACGGGGTGGCGCAGGTACGGGCGACCCGATCCACCGGATCGTCCACCATCGTGCAGACCGTGAGTCTGCGCCCGGGCGGCGGCGCCGTCGACATCGCGCTGCGCGTCGACTGGCAGGAGCGGCATCGCCTCCTCAGGATGTACGTACCCCTCGACGTGCATGCCGACCGGTCGAGCGCCGAGATCCAGTTCGGCCACGTCGAACGTCCCACCCACGGCAACACCTCGTGGGACGCGGCGCGATTCGAGATCGCGGCGCAGCGATGGATCCACGTCGGCGAGCCGGGCTACGGCGTGGCGATCGCGAATGACTCGACGTACGGGCACTCGGTCGAGCGCGACACGCGCCGCGACGGCGGAACGACCACGACCGTCGGGCTCTCGGTGCTGCGCGCGCCGTCGTTCCCCGACCCCGACGCGGATCGGGGCACGCATGAGCTCTCTTTCTCCATCCGGCCGGGCGCCGGCCTGCGGGAGGCGGCCGAGGAGGGGCATCGTCTGGATCGGGGCCTGCGGCGCGTGCGCGGCGCGCGTACCGTGGCGCCGCTCGTCCGATCGAGCGAGCCGGACGTGCGGATCGAGACCGTGAAGCTCGCCGAGGACGGCACCGACGACGTGATCGTCCGCCTGTACGAAGCGTCCGGCGGCCGCCGCACCACCACGCTGCGCATCGACCTACCCGGGGCGCTCGTGCGCGAAGTGGACCTGTTGGAGCGGGCGCTCATCGGCGGGCGGGTTTTCACGGACTCCGGCGACATCGTCCTGACCCTGCGTCCCTTCGAGATCGTGACCCTGCGCTGCGCGCAGAAGGCGCGGGCGGCGAGCGACGAGACCTCCCTGTAG
- a CDS encoding carbohydrate ABC transporter permease — translation MTLSPERLSGTAPGRAAQTADRPRTVRRGGARRRAAGAALVFLAPTLLIFGYFAWWPIAQSAVLAFQQTNLVDPAEWVGWRNFEVLFADPLLPRAALNTLWFTALSLAIGLPVPLLCAVLMSELRRGGTLARILAYLPVVIPPVVSVLLWKVFFSPGETGVVNSLLAAIGLGPLPWLQSPELAMPSLVIVATWSGAGTAILIYLAALTGVSTELYEAAELDGASVWQRILHITLPQMRGVILVLLLLQIIGAIQVFTEPYVMTDGGPANATVTVLLMIYRYAFLFGNYGVATALSLLLAIVLVIVSAIYLRLTRSWSTR, via the coding sequence ATGACTCTGAGCCCCGAACGTCTGAGCGGCACGGCTCCTGGCCGTGCCGCTCAGACGGCCGACCGCCCTCGGACGGTGCGGCGCGGCGGCGCGCGCCGCCGTGCCGCGGGGGCGGCACTGGTGTTCCTCGCCCCCACGCTGCTCATCTTCGGCTACTTCGCCTGGTGGCCGATCGCGCAGAGCGCCGTGCTGGCGTTCCAGCAGACCAACCTGGTCGACCCGGCGGAATGGGTGGGCTGGCGCAACTTCGAGGTCTTGTTCGCCGACCCGTTGCTGCCCCGCGCCGCGCTGAACACCCTGTGGTTCACCGCGCTCTCGCTCGCCATCGGCCTACCGGTGCCGCTGCTGTGCGCCGTGCTGATGTCGGAGCTGCGCCGCGGAGGCACCCTCGCGCGGATTCTGGCTTACCTGCCCGTCGTCATCCCGCCGGTGGTCTCCGTCCTGCTGTGGAAGGTGTTCTTCAGCCCGGGCGAGACCGGCGTGGTCAACAGCCTGCTCGCCGCGATCGGTCTGGGGCCGCTCCCCTGGCTCCAATCCCCCGAGCTGGCGATGCCGAGCCTGGTGATCGTGGCCACGTGGTCGGGCGCGGGCACCGCGATCCTCATCTACCTCGCCGCGCTCACCGGCGTGAGCACCGAGCTGTACGAGGCGGCCGAGCTCGACGGGGCATCGGTGTGGCAGCGCATCCTCCACATCACGCTGCCGCAGATGCGCGGCGTCATCCTCGTCCTTCTCCTCCTGCAGATCATCGGGGCTATCCAGGTGTTCACCGAGCCGTACGTCATGACCGACGGCGGTCCCGCCAACGCCACCGTGACCGTGCTGCTGATGATCTACCGCTACGCCTTCCTGTTCGGAAACTACGGCGTCGCGACCGCGCTGAGCCTGCTGCTCGCGATCGTCCTCGTCATCGTGTCCGCGATCTACCTGCGCCTCACGCGTTCCTGGAGTACCCGATGA
- a CDS encoding carbohydrate ABC transporter permease, with protein MTITTSPRRRLRRTAAPRDRGILSSFDWRRPRILIGWRAMHIVLFVGLVALGAIPLVWMLRAAISTTTDLVQNPLSLMPDPARWENITTAWTLLDIGHYLGNTIVLVGGSWVVQLVVSATAGFALAVIRPWYGRFVYGAILLTLFVPGTVTLIALYLTVLDLPLIGIGLTDTPWAVWLPAGANAFTILLVKQFFEDIPRDLFEAAQLDGAGWFTIFWRIVLPMSRPILAVVSLLSIMTAWKEFLWPLIVLTDPDTQPLAVALPRLAQATDPAFLISGLLIASIPPILIFVIFQRSIVRGIGFSGLKG; from the coding sequence ATGACCATCACCACCTCACCTCGTCGGCGCCTACGCCGCACCGCGGCACCGCGCGATCGCGGCATCCTGTCGAGCTTCGACTGGCGCCGACCGCGCATCCTGATCGGGTGGCGGGCGATGCACATCGTCCTATTCGTCGGGCTCGTCGCTCTCGGTGCGATCCCCCTGGTGTGGATGCTGCGCGCCGCGATCTCGACGACCACCGACCTGGTGCAGAACCCGCTCAGCCTCATGCCCGACCCGGCGAGATGGGAGAACATCACCACCGCGTGGACACTGCTCGACATCGGGCACTACCTCGGCAACACGATCGTGCTCGTGGGGGGATCGTGGGTGGTCCAACTGGTCGTGTCGGCGACGGCCGGCTTCGCGCTCGCCGTCATCCGGCCGTGGTACGGACGTTTCGTCTACGGGGCCATCCTGTTGACGCTCTTCGTGCCGGGCACCGTGACGCTGATCGCCCTGTATCTGACCGTGCTCGACCTGCCGCTCATCGGGATCGGCCTCACCGACACCCCCTGGGCGGTATGGCTGCCCGCCGGCGCCAACGCGTTCACGATCCTGCTGGTCAAGCAGTTCTTCGAGGACATCCCCCGCGACCTGTTCGAGGCTGCCCAGCTCGACGGCGCCGGGTGGTTCACGATCTTCTGGCGCATCGTGCTGCCGATGTCACGGCCGATCCTCGCCGTCGTCTCCCTGCTGTCGATCATGACGGCGTGGAAGGAGTTCCTCTGGCCGCTGATCGTGCTGACAGACCCGGACACGCAGCCGCTGGCCGTCGCGCTGCCACGTCTCGCGCAGGCCACCGATCCCGCCTTCCTGATCTCCGGACTGTTGATCGCGAGCATCCCGCCGATCCTCATCTTCGTCATCTTCCAACGCTCCATCGTGCGGGGTATCGGATTCAGCGGGCTGAAGGGCTGA